In the Leguminivora glycinivorella isolate SPB_JAAS2020 chromosome 14, LegGlyc_1.1, whole genome shotgun sequence genome, one interval contains:
- the LOC125233643 gene encoding tyrosine--tRNA ligase, mitochondrial gives MKFLRHLRMLKNYEQHKRFYSSGRNILKLNERGMFNDLFPNTAANDIINLLNKAPQCVYAGFDPTANSLHVGNLLVIINLLHWQRGGHNVIALLGGATGHIGDPSGRSTDRTALQSDVISQNISCIKKNLETVFENHQKYIWQDEGKLNPVRIVNNETWYRDIDAIKFVSEIGRNFRMGTMLLKQSVQTRINSDVGMSFTEFAYQIFQSYDWLHLLSKYDCRFQVGGSDQMGNITAGHELISRTAKKDVYGLTLPLVTTEEGDKFGKSAGNALWLDPEKTSSYSLYQYFVRTKDSEVEKLLKLFSFYKLGEIKDIMHKHKEHPEQRYPQTCLAEQLVTLVHGKEGLERAQRATEAIYSKDVKSLVTLSSTELEQVFQGAPVVQLLLSPGVTVLELGMKAGCFPTESDAIRIIQAGGFYINHARIKKIDEVITQSAHILPNLISLLRVGKRNHYIVKWQT, from the exons atgaagTTCTTGCGGCATTTACGTATGTTAAAAAATTACGAACAACACAAACGATTTTACAGTAGTGGTAGAAATATCTTAAAACTCAATGAAAGGGGCATGTTTAACGATCTATTTCCCAATACCGCAGC GAATGACATAATAAATCTGCTCAACAAAGCCCCTCAGTGTGTGTATGCTGGGTTTGACCCAACGGCCAACAGTCTTCATGTTGGCAATCTACTTGTCATCATAAATCTTCTACACTGGCAGAGAGGAGGACACAATGTTATTGCTCTG tTAGGAGGAGCAACAGGCCATATTGGTGATCCAAGTGGACGCAGCACAGACCGCACTGCCCTACAGAGTGATGTCATAAGCCAAAATATTAGTTGCATTAAGAAGAACCTAGAAACAGTATTTGAAAATCACCAGAAATATATCTGGCAGGACGAAGGAAAACTAAACCCAGTAAG AATAGTAAACAATGAGACATGGTACAGAGACATAGATGCCATCAAGTTTGTCAGTGAAATTGGCAGAAACTTCCGAATGGGAACAATGCTGCTGAAGCAGAGTGTGCAGACTAGGATCAATTCAGATGTTGGGATGAGCTTCACCGAGTTTGCTTACCAGATATTCCAGTCTTATGATTGGTTGCATCTGTTGAGCAAATATGATTGTAGATTCCAG GTTGGAGGCAGTGACCAGATGGGTAACATAACTGCAGGCCATGAGCTCATAAGTAGGACAGCTAAGAAAGATGTCTATG GCCTTACACTACCTCTAGTCACGACAGAAGAGGGTGACAAATTCGGTAAATCAGCTGGAAATGCCTTATGGCTAGATCCAGAGAAAACCAGTTCTTACAGCTTGTACCAATATTTTGTGAGGACTAAAGATTCTGAAGTGGAGAAATTGCTGAAACTCTTCAGTTTCTACAAACTTGGAGAAATAAAGGACATTATGCACAAACATAAAGAGCACCCTGAACAGAGATACCCTCAAACATGTTTAGCGGAACAGTTGGTCACTTTAGTCCATGGCA AGGAGGGCTTAGAGCGGGCTCAGCGAGCGACAGAAGCTATCTACAGCAAGGACGTGAAGTCGCTCGTGACGCTCAGTTCCACAGAACTGGAACAGGTGTTCCAGGGCGCGCCGGTGGTGCAGCTACTGCTGTCTCCCGGCGTCACGGTCCTCGAGCTAGGGATGAAGGCTGGCTGCTTCCCTACAGAGA GTGACGCGATACGAATAATCCAAGCCGGAGGCTTCTACATAAACCACGCTAGAATCAAGAAAATAGACGAAGTCATCACGCAATCCGCTCATATACTGCCCAACCTCATATCGCTTCTCAGAGTCGGCAAACGGAACCACTACATTGTCAAATGGCAaacgtaa
- the LOC125233207 gene encoding phosphoribosyl pyrophosphate synthase-associated protein 2 isoform X1, whose product MLLNKTRLVGHTNRSRKSNMEGNSTSDIVILSGNSHPELADLIANRLGVRKGGCSVYHKTNRETIVEIGDSIRGKNIYIVQTGTKDVNNNIMELLIMAYACKTSSARSIVGVIPYLPYSKQCKMRKRGSIVTKLLAKMMCKSGLTHIITMDLHQKEIQGFYECPVDNLRASPFLLQYIQESIPDYRNSVIVARNPGSAKKATSYAERLRLAIAVIHGEQKEAESDEVDGRYSPPCLQSVDRSRTMDVSVGVPVHPAKEKPPINVVGDVGGRIAIMVDDMIDDVASFVAAAEVLKECGAYKIYVLATHGLLSSDAPRLIEDSPIDEVVVTNTVPHELQKMQCHKIKTIDISVLISEAIRRIHNKESMSYLFKNVTLED is encoded by the exons ATGTTACTCAACAAAACCAG GTTGGTGGGTCACACGAATCGGTCGCGGAAGAGCAATATGGAGGGTAACTCCACGTCAGATATCGTTATCCTTAGCGGCAATTCGCACCCGGAGCTCGCCGATCTCATCGCCAA CCGCCTGGGTGTTCGCAAGGGAGGATGTTCAGTGTATCATAAAACTAATAGAGAGACCATAGTGGAGATTGGAGATTCTATCCGTGGAAAGAACATCTACATAGTCCAGACTGGGACAAA GGATGTCAACAACAATATAATGGAACTATTGATCATGGCATACGCCTGCAAAACATCTTCAGCCCGATCCATTGTTGGTGTTATTCCATACCTTCCATACAGCAAACAGTGCAAGATGAGGAAACGTGGCAGCATCGTGACCAAGCTGCTCGCCAAAATGATGTGCAAGTCTGGTCTGACTCACATCATAACCATGGATCTGCATCAGAAGGAAATCCAAGGGTTTTACGAGTGCCCAGTTGATAATTTGAGGGCATCGCCCTTCTTGCTTCAGTATATTCAAGAGAGT ATCCCAGACTACCGCAACTCAGTGATAGTGGCTCGCAACCCTGGCTCTGCTAAAAAGGCAACATCATATGCAGAGCGACTTCGTCTTGCTATTGCAGTCATACACGGAGAGCAAAAAGAGGCGGAGAGTGATGAAGTGGATGGACGATATTCACCACCATGTTTACAGAG CGTGGATAGGTCGCGCACAATGGACGTGAGCGTGGGCGTGCCGGTGCATCCGGCCAAGGAGAAGCCTCCCATCAACGTGGTCGGCGATGTTGGCGGCAGAATAGCCATCATGGTG GATGACATGATCGACGACGTGGCATCATTCGTAGCCGCAGCCGAGGTGCTCAAAGAGTGCGGCGCATACAAAATCTACGTCCTCGCCACACACGGCCTGCTCTCGTCCGACGCGCCGCGCCTCATCGAGGACTCGCCCATCGACGAGGTGGTGGTCACCAACACCGTCCCGCACGAGCTCCAGAAGATGCAGTGCCACAAGATCAAAACCATCGACATATCCGTTCTCATCAGCGAAGCCATCCGTCGCATACACAACAAGGAATCCATGTCCTACCTATTCAAAAATGTCACCCTCGAAGACTAA
- the LOC125233207 gene encoding phosphoribosyl pyrophosphate synthase-associated protein 2 isoform X2 — MEGNSTSDIVILSGNSHPELADLIANRLGVRKGGCSVYHKTNRETIVEIGDSIRGKNIYIVQTGTKDVNNNIMELLIMAYACKTSSARSIVGVIPYLPYSKQCKMRKRGSIVTKLLAKMMCKSGLTHIITMDLHQKEIQGFYECPVDNLRASPFLLQYIQESIPDYRNSVIVARNPGSAKKATSYAERLRLAIAVIHGEQKEAESDEVDGRYSPPCLQSVDRSRTMDVSVGVPVHPAKEKPPINVVGDVGGRIAIMVDDMIDDVASFVAAAEVLKECGAYKIYVLATHGLLSSDAPRLIEDSPIDEVVVTNTVPHELQKMQCHKIKTIDISVLISEAIRRIHNKESMSYLFKNVTLED, encoded by the exons ATGGAGGGTAACTCCACGTCAGATATCGTTATCCTTAGCGGCAATTCGCACCCGGAGCTCGCCGATCTCATCGCCAA CCGCCTGGGTGTTCGCAAGGGAGGATGTTCAGTGTATCATAAAACTAATAGAGAGACCATAGTGGAGATTGGAGATTCTATCCGTGGAAAGAACATCTACATAGTCCAGACTGGGACAAA GGATGTCAACAACAATATAATGGAACTATTGATCATGGCATACGCCTGCAAAACATCTTCAGCCCGATCCATTGTTGGTGTTATTCCATACCTTCCATACAGCAAACAGTGCAAGATGAGGAAACGTGGCAGCATCGTGACCAAGCTGCTCGCCAAAATGATGTGCAAGTCTGGTCTGACTCACATCATAACCATGGATCTGCATCAGAAGGAAATCCAAGGGTTTTACGAGTGCCCAGTTGATAATTTGAGGGCATCGCCCTTCTTGCTTCAGTATATTCAAGAGAGT ATCCCAGACTACCGCAACTCAGTGATAGTGGCTCGCAACCCTGGCTCTGCTAAAAAGGCAACATCATATGCAGAGCGACTTCGTCTTGCTATTGCAGTCATACACGGAGAGCAAAAAGAGGCGGAGAGTGATGAAGTGGATGGACGATATTCACCACCATGTTTACAGAG CGTGGATAGGTCGCGCACAATGGACGTGAGCGTGGGCGTGCCGGTGCATCCGGCCAAGGAGAAGCCTCCCATCAACGTGGTCGGCGATGTTGGCGGCAGAATAGCCATCATGGTG GATGACATGATCGACGACGTGGCATCATTCGTAGCCGCAGCCGAGGTGCTCAAAGAGTGCGGCGCATACAAAATCTACGTCCTCGCCACACACGGCCTGCTCTCGTCCGACGCGCCGCGCCTCATCGAGGACTCGCCCATCGACGAGGTGGTGGTCACCAACACCGTCCCGCACGAGCTCCAGAAGATGCAGTGCCACAAGATCAAAACCATCGACATATCCGTTCTCATCAGCGAAGCCATCCGTCGCATACACAACAAGGAATCCATGTCCTACCTATTCAAAAATGTCACCCTCGAAGACTAA